From a single Drosophila sulfurigaster albostrigata strain 15112-1811.04 chromosome 3, ASM2355843v2, whole genome shotgun sequence genomic region:
- the LOC133846352 gene encoding 26S proteasome non-ATPase regulatory subunit 8 translates to MATVETLYKELTAEWTKRPPNTPKCGQLLEQLKVALVKLSFLPTDGTDAQNSKKQLLLARSVLEIAVEHSVISKDLLAFERYMSQLKCYYYDYAKIIGESDNKYKLLGLNLLYLLSGNRVSDFHTELELLSVDIIQHNQYIKPILALEQYIMEGRYNKIFQAKSSMPAEVYNYFMDLLVETVRDEIGACIEMSYEKISAKEAAKRLNLRVPDEIKAFGEKRQWKLEGNGNYSFTDRSIKPKELLPSEELAEQVLSYARDLEMIV, encoded by the coding sequence ATGGCTACAGTGGAAACACTCTACAAGGAGCTTACTGCCGAGTGGACAAAGCGTCCACCCAACACGCCCAAATGCGGTCAACTGCTGGAACAACTGAAAGTGGCGCTCGTCAAGTTGTCTTTTCTGCCCACTGACGGCACCGATGCCCAGAACTCCAAGAAGCAATTGTTGCTGGCGCGTTCCGTCCTGGAAATTGCCGTGGAGCACAGTGTGATCAGTAAAGATCTGCTGGCCTTTGAACGCTACATGTCACAGCTGAAGTGCTACTACTATGATTATGCTAAAATCATTGGTGAATCggacaacaaatacaaattgctgGGACTCAATTTATTGTATCTTCTTTCTGGCAATCGTGTCTCGGATTTCCACACTGAATTGGAACTGCTGTCTGTGGACATAATTCAGCACAATCAATACATTAAACCCATTCTGGCGCTGGAACAATACATCATGGAGGGACGCTACAATAAAATCTTCCAAGCGAAATCTTCGATGCCCGCCGAAGTTTACAACTATTTCATGGATCTGCTGGTGGAAACAGTGCGTGATGAAATTGGTGCCTGCATTGAAATGTCCTACGAAAAGATCTCCGCCAAAGAAGCGGCCAAACGTCTCAATTTGCGAGTACCCGACGAGATTAAAGCATTCGGCGAGAAGCGACAATGGAAACTCGAGGGCAATGGCAACTACAGCTTTACGGACCGCAGCATAAAGCCGAAGGAACTACTGCCTTCAGAGGAGCTGGCCGAGCAGGTGCTCAGCTATGCGCGCGATCTAGAAATGATAGTTTAG
- the LOC133846353 gene encoding survival motor neuron protein, producing MSEDKDAWDDSLLVKAYDDSVNLARETLARRIADSTNNRREENEADDNEKPDMEQAENKPFKVGDFARATYTDGLDYEGKVASIDEQAQTCILRYVGYENEQEIPLAELLPTWGADARRLQHEVAKADAEDAEAELTAQQQRVKNNNKKPAAAKGKQQATSSRASGLSMPPMPMVPPMFASSSAGVDGEPDQDFVAMLTAWYMSGYYTGLYQGRKEGGAKKKAAKK from the coding sequence ATGTCTGAGGACAAGGACGCCTGGGACGATAGCCTATTGGTCAAGGCCTACGATGATTCCGTGAACTTGGCCCGTGAAACTCTAGCACGCCGCATTGCCGACTCCACCAACAACCGACGCGAGGAAAACGAGGCCGATGACAACGAGAAGCCGGACATGGAACAAGCGGAGAATAAACCGTTTAAAGTAGGCGATTTTGCACGCGCCACATACACTGATGGCCTGGATTACGAAGGCAAAGTGGCTTCTATTGATGAGCAGGCCCAAACATGCATACTACGCTATGTTGGATATGAAAACGAACAGGAAATTCCCCTGGCCGAATTGTTGCCAACATGGGGCGCCGACGCACGTCGCTTGCAGCACGAGGTAGCTAAAGCGGATGCTGAGGATGCTGAAGCTGAGCTAACAGCTCAGCAGCAACGTgtcaagaacaacaataagaaaccAGCTGCCGCCAAAGGaaagcagcaggcaacaagCTCACGCGCCAGTGGATTGAGTATGCCGCCAATGCCGATGGTGCCACCAATGTTTGCGTCATCCTCCGCTGGGGTGGATGGCGAACCGGATCAGGACTTTGTGGCTATGTTGACAGCTTGGTACATGTCTGGATATTATACCGGACTGTATCAGGGCAGGAAGGAGGGAGGCGCTAAGAAGAAGGCAGCTAAGAAATAA
- the LOC133846348 gene encoding nuclear RNA export factor 2 — protein sequence MHGININKHRTQARIIDFGDRTQPIVVDYRNSRKYFKTKNYEGTPGLNWIEFNVHHEGALNFSTDPKQLILDALFKAIEGNELFPVNYQCGQNVDTFLARTCKPALDKLFQRGLSIQTVSGIELQLSVCLNAAAYNRSQISPAVIISQVISRLMDNLETVEGVPGVLNLCNFKANESFKNIVVRLSNLATFQLVCSTIYNNDDNRRALKGFSFACNQISDLGPLKLFGDVDYDLLDLTYNRLSSAVRLCSDLQRVRAKHLKLLENPIAKKKQYPNCLEPLKANFQIIDGVPFDKLYKMYTPLNYEIDVECDGTRIDWSNKSKLNEFKHSSDWHSFLIPDAQCEITKELIFDYISISLHPQLGEFYPCYYKYDGGEHRFLVRDCFDQIEHLVQTLNLELKIPELVNTLDDVQELNYERSIAYYLRMNVSSFKQGHVEPKQCIEQAVQKRFNAINRTLNLTQFQQTEGLEHVIVLLSSPKILGSILRMASRKFMGNCVDLRLGNNKIVSANNLRSLSLLSSLQALDLSQNWINDLSEISCLGDVPLKSLRLHGNPVCRKYSLPSEYIAAVTQIFSTLLKLDDVELSSKPGLTTQKDFLCNLSAYELTNEFLTTYLREFEQLDQRINMIKYYTENSIFTMTCSFDINRCARPSSELFKRINKYNYHSRNLVKNSLDTCRLSVGTNDIMAVLMQLPVVRHDYVSLQTDVMHYDANMIVINVIGLLRDEPDLLLAFSRQIVLHVDAVGLGIGKGARRLKIINERFNIMNPTRKQTRDGFKFCELPSQVIVKQELEEDSVDVKEHKLIIFQEITGLRPRWCTRIVQEEANWNFEAALQKFLEMQSGDELPNDAFA from the exons ATGCACGGCATCAATATCAACAAACATCGAA CTCAGGCGCGCATTATCGACTTTGGCGATCGAACGCAGCCAATTGTGGTGGACTACCGAAACTCACGCAAGTATTTCAAGACCAAAAACTATGAAGGAACGCCCGGCTTGAATTGGATTGAATTTAATGTGCATCACGAGGGTGCATTGAATTTTAGCACTGATCCCAAGCAATTGATACTCGATGCACTCTTCAAGGCCATCGAAGGCAATGAGCTGTTTCCCGTCAACTATCAG TGCGGACAAAATGTGGACACATTCTTGGCTCGTACCTGCAAACCGGCGCTGGACAAGCTCTTTCAGCGTGGCCTCAGCATACAGACAGTGTCCGGCATTGAGCTGCAATTGTCTGTGTGTCTAAATGCAGCCGCCTACAACAGAAGTCAAATTTCGCCAGCTGTGATCATTAGTCAG GTAATATCTCGCCTTATGGACAATTTAGAGACTGTGGAAGGCGTGCCGGGTGTGCTGAATCTATGCAACTTTAAGGCCAATGAATCGTTCAAGAATATTGTGGTGCGTCTCTCGAATTTGGCTACTTTCCAGTTGGTTTGTTCCACCATCTATAACAACGATGACAATCGACGTGCGCTGAAAGGCTTCAGCTTTGCCTGCAATCAAATAAGCGATCTGGGACCACTTAAACTCTTTGGTGATGTCGACTATGATTTGTTGGATTTAACCTATAATCGA CTGAGTTCCGCTGTGCGTTTGTGCAGCGATTTGCAGCGTGTGCGTGCCAAGCATCTAAAGCTGCTGGAGAATCCCATCGCCAAGAAGAAACAATATCCCAATTGCCTGGAACCGTTAAAAGCAAACTTTCAAATTATT GATGGCGTACCCTTTGACAAGCTGTACAAAATGTACACACCGTTAAACTATGAGATTGATGTGGAATGCGATGGCACTCGCATTGACTGGAGCAACAAATCGAAACTTAACGAGTTTAAGCACAGCTCCGATTGGCATTCGTTTTTG ATACCCGATGCACAGTGTGAGATTACCAAAGAGTTGATATTTGATTACATCTCTATTTCACTGCATCCGCAATTGGGCGAGTTCTATCCCTGCTATTACAAG TACGATGGCGGTGAGCATCGTTTTCTGGTTCGCGATTGTTTCGATCAGATCGAGCATTTGGTACAGACGCTTAACTTGGAGCTCAAAATACCTGAGCTAGTGAACACGCTGGACGATGTCCAGGAGCTCAACTATGAGCGCTCCATTGCCTACTATCTGCGCATGAATGTGAGCTCGTTTAAGCAGGGTCACGTGGAGCCCAAACAATGCATCGAACAAGCTGTGCAAAAGCGCTTTAATGCCATCAATCGTACGCTCAACTTGACGCAGTTTCAGCAAACCGAAGGACTGGAGCATGTGATTGTGCTGCTCAGTTCACCGAAGATACTCGGCAGCATTTTGCGCATGGCATCGCGTAAATTCATGGGCAACTGTGTCGACTTGCGGCTGGGCAATAACAAGATCGTGAGCGCCAATAACTTGCGCTCCTTGTCGCTGTTGAGTAGCCTGCAAGCGCTGGATTTGAGTCAAAATTGGATTAATGATTTGTCCGAAATCAGTTGCCTTGGCGATGTGCCTCTGAAATCGTTGCGCTTGCATGGGAATCCCGTCTGTCGCAAATACAGTTTGCCTAGCGAGTATATCGCTGCTGTAACGCAAATATTTTCCACACTGCTCAAGCTGGACGATGTGGAGCTGAGCAGCAAACCGGGATTGACTACGCAGAAGGATTTTCTGTGCAATTTGTCGGCCTACGAGTTGACAAATGAGTTTTTGACAACTTATCTGCGTGAATTCGAGCAGTTGGATCAACGCATCAATATGATAAAGTATTATACGGAAAATTCCATATTTACGATGACCTGCAGCTTCGATATAAATCGCTGTGCTCGACCCTCGAGTGAGCTCTTCAAACGCATCAATAAGTACAACTATCATAGCAGGAATCTCGTCAAGAACTCGCTGGACACTTGTCGCCTAAGTGTGGGCACCAATGATATAATGGCTGTGCTGATGCAGCTCCCGGTTGTCAGGCACGATTACGTCTCACTGCAGACGGATGTGATGCACTACGATGCCAATATGATTGTGATTAATGTGATTGGTTTGCTGCGTGATGAACCCgatttgctgctggcatttaGCAGGCAAATTGTGCTGCATGTGGACGCTGTGGGCTTG GGCATTGGCAAGGGAGCACGCCGTCTGAAGATCATCAACGAGCGCTTCAACATCATGAATCCGACGAGGAAGCAAACTCGCGATGGCTTCAAGTTCTGCGAGTTGCCCAGCCAGGTGATAGTGAAGCAGGAGCTCGAGGAGGATTCCGTGGATGTTAAGGAGCACAAACTGATTATATTCCAGGAGATAACGGGCTTGCGTCCCAGATGGTGCACACGCATCGTGCAGGAGGAAGCCAACTGGAACTTTGAGGCAGCTTTGCAAAAGTTCCTAGAGATGCAGTCGGGTGATGAATTGCCCAATGATGCATTTGCCTGA